Within the Plasmodium cynomolgi strain B DNA, scaffold: 0550, whole genome shotgun sequence genome, the region GTATActaatatttaaaatgatatatgaagaattttatgaagtaattttatgaaatgtgaatttttgcttaaatgtaatataaaacattgttgtatatttttaaaactatGTATACTCTAAGAAGTAAGAATAAGGCACCCATCCCTCCAGATACACCAACAATTGGTACTGGATCAACACCATTGACAAATTCTGAAATAgtattttgcacattttccaTGAATCCTCCATTATCATTTTCTGGTCTGTGTCCTAATTCTTCTGTTAATACTATGGAATTTTTACctggtgaaaatttttcgTTCGTTTCAGTATATCCTCCTTGTCCATAAGGTTGTTGTCTTCTAGTAGTTTCATGTTGTTCTGAGTGTTCTTGGTTTTGATTTTGTTGTCCTCTTTCAAAGCGATCTTTTGACACAGAAGTTGCTGATACTTCAGattttttggaattttttggATATTCTCTTTCTTGTTCTCCTACTGACGTTGTTGATGAACTTCTTACTTGTGAATGTTTTGGAGTATGTACATTATCTAATACGCCTTCTTGTGATGGTTTACTATCTGGTCCTGATAATTTGTTGTGGAGGTGTTGTATTTGCACCACAATTGGTTTAAATAATTCTGGTTCacgtataaaaaaagttttcccTTCACAATGATTTCTTCCGGTATTTGTAATACTGTCTATTAGTACTTGAATGTGCCTCAATACATCATTAAATTCTAAGCTACCGGATggatttttgtttaaaaaagtatgatATAGGTGAACTAAATATATCATGTTATTGCAGTAATTTTTATCCGTATGCGCATTTTTTGGTGATAACTGTAtataattatcataaaaatcaTATAAGTCTCTCATTTTTAGAAATTCATCATCATCTAAGTGTTTTACATGATTACTACACATATAAAACCCATacgctttattttatttgtctaCAAATTCTTTGAGCATAATAAATGTGCCTTCAtctcttttaaaatattttttacggaTTTGATCACATAACAAGTAGCTAACATATTTACAAGTTCCTTCcccattatatttataagatGAAGTAAAAACATGATCGTtgcttaaatatttttttaaattaacaaaaatatcagCTAACTCATTAAGTTTCTTTAGTTTATCAGTTCTATATACTTTTCAATGTCCGAAACATCTCTAGTAATTTTATAATCCCATTCATTTAATCTTTCGCCAAATTGGTATTTTAAATCTTTGTAACATTCATAACTAAGATActaaaggagaagaaggattAATAAaagtttataaaattattaaaataaaatggcttgatataaatata harbors:
- a CDS encoding hypothetical protein (putative); translated protein: MGKELVNMLATCYVIKSVKNILKEMKAHLLCSKNFNHVKHLDDDEFLKMRDLYDFYDNYIQLSPKNAHTDKNYCNNMIYLVHLYHTFLNKNPSGSLEFNDVLRHIQVLIDSITNTGRNHCEGKTFFIREPELFKPIVVQIQHLHNKLSGPDSKPSQEGVLDNVHTPKHSQENKKENIQKIPKNLKYQQLLCQKIALKEDNKIKTKNTQNNMKLLEDNNLMDKEDILKRTKNFHQVKIP